One segment of Arthrobacter sp. MMS18-M83 DNA contains the following:
- a CDS encoding MarR family winged helix-turn-helix transcriptional regulator has product MPDMERWPTGRLLSTAARLVEHAWNEKLRGMGLTHAGVIVMEVLAVKGPTTQSMLAQIVRVQAQTMGKTLARLEAHGHVSRTRGISDRRSQVVSLTEAGERTLGLATQLEREVLEPVPVDTAKLRRELQALVRELANNHSAAAVNVIVAAAESGVSLDDVPD; this is encoded by the coding sequence ATGCCTGATATGGAACGGTGGCCCACCGGGCGCCTGCTCTCCACGGCGGCGCGGCTCGTGGAGCACGCCTGGAATGAGAAATTGCGCGGTATGGGGCTGACCCACGCCGGGGTCATTGTCATGGAAGTACTCGCCGTCAAGGGACCCACCACGCAGTCGATGCTCGCACAGATTGTCCGCGTTCAGGCGCAAACCATGGGGAAGACCCTCGCCAGGCTGGAAGCGCACGGGCATGTCAGCCGCACTCGCGGCATTTCGGACCGCCGAAGCCAAGTGGTCAGTCTGACCGAAGCGGGGGAGCGCACGCTCGGGCTCGCCACGCAGTTGGAGCGGGAAGTTCTTGAACCCGTTCCCGTGGATACCGCCAAACTGCGGCGGGAACTTCAAGCCCTGGTGCGCGAACTGGCGAACAATCATTCTGCGGCCGCCGTAAATGTCATTGTGGCTGCGGCCGAGTCCGGCGTATCGCTTGACGACGTCCCGGACTAG
- a CDS encoding ABC transporter substrate-binding protein: MVSSKLRRVTLQIGAGLLAVALTSCTVSPGPATSTSAAGDVPPEPSKTFNFGTPSMPLGLDPALTNDSESYRVTRQVMEGLVGVDASTGQPTPLLATAWSQGNDGLSYDFTLRTKVFFHDGTAFDAAAVCSNFNRWFNLPATVRQQVPGIPFKSVFKSFSDDATLSLFKSCKAISADHVQINLAKPFTGFLQALTLPAFAMSSPKAMTEGTANVLDKKLAGQPASSYASHPVGTGPYVFSSWSPDRITLTSYKGYWGDRGQIATVNFIPFDHPQARLQALLAGTIDGYDLVTAGTFDQLVKKGMQIVQRDPFSVMYLGMNESVGPLQNLGVRQAIEMAIDKETLIHKFFIDNTSPASQFVPPKLSGFNNNAPALGYDPDKAKQLLAKSGYKGEELKFYYPLNVTRAYMPTPEKIYAEISAELTAVGLNIKPMPVSWDDGYLQKVQSPGDHALHLLGWNGAYSDPDNFVGTLFGENNGEFGYSDPQVFSKIDRARGLPDGSDRNSQYQTINAQIAATVPAVPIAFPISALALSDRVEKYPASPVLNEVFTNVRLKS; this comes from the coding sequence GTGGTAAGCAGCAAGCTTCGCCGTGTCACGCTACAAATCGGCGCAGGCCTTCTGGCCGTGGCCTTGACCTCGTGCACGGTATCCCCTGGTCCTGCAACGTCAACATCGGCCGCGGGCGATGTACCGCCGGAGCCGAGCAAGACGTTCAACTTCGGCACCCCGTCGATGCCGCTTGGACTCGATCCCGCCCTGACGAACGACTCGGAGTCCTATCGCGTCACTCGGCAAGTAATGGAAGGCCTTGTGGGCGTGGATGCTTCCACCGGGCAACCGACGCCTCTTCTGGCCACGGCGTGGTCCCAAGGAAATGACGGACTGAGCTACGACTTCACGCTGCGCACAAAAGTCTTTTTCCACGACGGAACAGCCTTTGATGCCGCGGCAGTGTGCAGCAACTTCAACCGTTGGTTCAACCTTCCGGCAACCGTGCGCCAACAAGTGCCAGGTATCCCTTTCAAGAGCGTCTTCAAGTCCTTCTCGGACGACGCCACTCTCTCCTTATTCAAGAGCTGCAAGGCGATCTCTGCCGACCACGTCCAGATCAACTTGGCGAAGCCCTTCACCGGATTTCTCCAAGCCTTGACACTGCCTGCTTTCGCAATGTCATCCCCCAAAGCGATGACCGAAGGCACCGCGAACGTGCTGGACAAGAAACTGGCAGGGCAACCGGCGTCGTCGTACGCCTCCCATCCCGTCGGCACCGGCCCGTACGTCTTCTCCTCGTGGAGCCCGGATCGCATCACCCTCACGAGTTACAAGGGTTACTGGGGCGACCGCGGACAGATAGCCACAGTCAACTTCATTCCGTTCGACCATCCGCAAGCTCGCCTTCAGGCCCTGCTGGCAGGCACAATCGACGGCTACGACCTCGTCACCGCCGGAACCTTCGACCAACTGGTCAAGAAGGGCATGCAGATCGTCCAACGGGATCCGTTCTCAGTGATGTACCTGGGAATGAACGAGTCCGTGGGTCCTCTTCAGAATCTTGGAGTCCGCCAGGCAATCGAAATGGCCATCGACAAAGAGACCCTCATTCATAAGTTCTTTATCGACAACACGTCACCGGCATCCCAGTTCGTTCCGCCCAAGCTGAGCGGATTCAACAACAATGCTCCGGCGCTCGGGTACGACCCGGACAAAGCCAAGCAGTTGCTCGCTAAATCCGGCTACAAGGGCGAAGAACTCAAGTTCTACTACCCGCTCAACGTCACCCGCGCCTACATGCCCACCCCGGAAAAGATCTACGCGGAGATCAGCGCCGAACTGACCGCCGTCGGGCTCAACATCAAACCGATGCCTGTGAGCTGGGACGACGGCTACCTCCAGAAGGTCCAATCGCCGGGCGATCATGCGCTCCACCTGCTTGGCTGGAATGGCGCCTATTCAGATCCGGACAACTTCGTGGGCACTCTTTTTGGTGAGAACAACGGCGAGTTCGGCTACAGCGATCCGCAGGTGTTCTCGAAAATCGACCGCGCCCGTGGGCTCCCTGACGGTTCCGACCGCAACTCCCAGTACCAGACCATCAATGCCCAAATTGCCGCAACCGTCCCGGCGGTCCCCATCGCGTTCCCCATCTCGGCCCTGGCTCTCTCCGACCGCGTCGAGAAGTACCCTGCATCGCCCGTCTTAAACGAAGTTTTTACAAACGTTCGCCTGAAGTCTTGA
- a CDS encoding LLM class flavin-dependent oxidoreductase, which yields MEIGVFSVSDITTDPTTGHTPTENERIKAAVAIAKKVEEIGMDVYAIGEHHNRPFFSSSPTTTLAYIAAQTERITLSTSTTLITTNDPVKIAEDFAMLQHLADGRVDLIMGRGNTAPVYPWFGKNIQDGIELAVENYSLLRRLWDEDTVNWSGKYRTPLQNFTSTPRPLDGVAPFVWHGSIRSPQIAELAAYYGDGFFANNIFWPKEHYQQLIGLYRERYEHYGHGKADQAIVGLGGQFFMRKNSQDAVKEFRPYFDNAPVYGHGPSLEDFTSQTPLTVGSPQEVIEKTLTFREYFGDYQRQLFLVDHAGLPLKTVLEQLDLFGEEVLPVLRKEFADRKPAHVPDAPTHASRVAASLAASSSDDVTDPAGRSA from the coding sequence ATGGAGATCGGCGTATTCAGCGTCAGCGACATCACCACTGACCCCACCACTGGCCATACCCCCACGGAGAACGAGCGCATCAAGGCCGCCGTGGCCATTGCCAAAAAGGTCGAAGAGATCGGGATGGATGTCTATGCGATCGGCGAGCACCACAACCGCCCCTTCTTCTCCTCCTCCCCCACCACCACCTTGGCCTACATTGCGGCGCAGACGGAACGCATCACGCTGTCCACCTCCACCACGCTGATCACCACGAACGATCCCGTGAAGATCGCCGAAGACTTCGCCATGCTCCAGCACCTGGCGGACGGCCGCGTGGACCTCATCATGGGCCGAGGCAACACGGCTCCGGTTTACCCCTGGTTCGGCAAGAACATCCAGGACGGAATCGAACTCGCCGTGGAGAACTACTCCCTGCTGCGCCGCCTCTGGGATGAGGACACCGTCAACTGGAGTGGCAAATACCGCACCCCGCTGCAGAACTTCACGTCCACACCCCGCCCGCTCGACGGCGTCGCGCCCTTCGTCTGGCACGGCTCCATCCGCAGTCCCCAGATCGCGGAACTTGCCGCGTACTATGGCGACGGCTTCTTCGCCAACAACATTTTCTGGCCCAAGGAGCACTACCAGCAGCTGATCGGCCTGTACCGCGAACGCTACGAGCACTACGGCCATGGCAAGGCAGACCAGGCCATCGTGGGTCTCGGTGGGCAGTTCTTCATGCGCAAGAACTCCCAGGATGCGGTGAAGGAATTCCGCCCCTACTTCGATAATGCTCCGGTCTATGGCCACGGGCCTTCCTTGGAAGACTTCACCTCCCAGACACCCCTGACTGTGGGCAGCCCGCAGGAAGTCATCGAGAAGACGCTGACTTTCCGCGAGTACTTCGGCGATTACCAGCGGCAGCTGTTCCTGGTGGACCACGCCGGATTGCCGCTCAAGACCGTGCTGGAGCAGCTGGATCTCTTCGGCGAAGAAGTCCTTCCGGTCCTGCGCAAGGAGTTCGCGGACCGCAAGCCCGCCCACGTGCCTGACGCACCTACCCACGCGTCGCGCGTTGCCGCTTCCTTGGCCGCTTCCTCCAGCGATGATGTGACCGATCCCGCCGGGAGGTCGGCGTGA
- a CDS encoding DUF1684 domain-containing protein: MAPDQFDEDENSAAGISAVDIADWRLRTFALYDDVRKIAVSDPFQAHVYWRQERDRMFGTHPASALTPASKQAFAGLRTADYNPRFRRYAALSPEGAGQEMNVQTGTDGVVPFVRLGTFDLDELGSLAVWRLRSYGGGIFVPFRDATAGKPGGSYGAGRYLLDTIKGAFHGLRGSGQTQEFVLDFNFAYNPSCAYNEAWACPLAGPANRLAADIPVGELYLPL; this comes from the coding sequence ATGGCTCCAGATCAGTTTGACGAGGACGAAAACAGTGCGGCGGGAATCTCCGCCGTGGACATCGCAGATTGGCGCTTGCGTACGTTTGCCTTGTACGACGACGTCCGGAAGATTGCGGTGAGCGATCCCTTCCAGGCCCATGTCTATTGGCGCCAGGAACGGGACCGTATGTTCGGAACCCACCCGGCGTCGGCCTTGACGCCCGCTAGCAAGCAAGCTTTCGCCGGCCTGCGCACCGCGGACTACAACCCCCGGTTCCGCCGCTATGCTGCTTTGTCTCCTGAAGGCGCGGGGCAGGAGATGAACGTCCAGACCGGAACGGACGGCGTAGTGCCATTCGTCCGCCTTGGCACCTTCGATCTCGACGAGCTTGGTTCGCTGGCCGTGTGGCGCCTCCGCAGCTATGGCGGCGGCATCTTCGTCCCCTTCCGCGACGCCACGGCCGGTAAGCCGGGAGGAAGCTACGGTGCCGGCCGATACCTGTTGGACACCATCAAGGGCGCTTTCCACGGCCTTCGAGGATCCGGGCAAACGCAGGAGTTTGTCCTCGACTTCAACTTCGCCTACAACCCGTCCTGCGCGTACAACGAGGCCTGGGCCTGCCCCCTGGCCGGACCGGCGAATCGCCTGGCCGCGGACATCCCGGTCGGAGAGCTCTACCTGCCCCTCTAG
- a CDS encoding efflux RND transporter permease subunit, protein MFRLARLSLANRALIALITVFAAVFGVITMSSLKQELIPSIEFPQISVITAMPGASPEVVDKQLSRPLETALNSVEGLQSTTSTSRNGVSQITMVFTYGSNLDRARNQIDRAISNAKRVLPANVEPRSFAGSISDFPIVFLAVSSDKPLSELNTDLQRLSVPRLQKLDGVRSADVTGGATQHILIQPKAQAMAATGATVQSLTNALKNNGTLVPAGTIEDQGKTLSLQIGSPVDSLDVIKGLPLAGAKGGTTIGTVADVSIKDDAATSITRTNGKPTLALSVTKKPDGDTVAISHAVKDSLSRMEAELGSNAHFTPVFDQAPYIEKSIKDLTTEGLLGLGFAVAVILVFLMSVRSTLVTAVSIPLSLLITFIGISATHYSLNILTLGALTIAIGRVVDDSIVVIENIKRHLSYGEHKLAAILNSIREVAGAITASTLTTVAVFLPIAFVGNLAGELFRPFALTVTIALLSSLLVSLTIVPVLAYWFLKSPSLAAANDARAAERAVAAAHEAEQRSLLQRGYLPILAKTQKHPVVTIVAAVLVLGGTAAMSPLLATDLLGSSGQNSMTVRQVLPAGTSLEQTGAAAAQVESVLRGIDGIKDVQVTSGNAQTGFAALTSSGASNSTFTVVTDEKADQQKLQDTVRSRLASATAAGKVTVGAQQGGLGTSSTVDITINAANAADMKTASDAVAKAMDGVPGSSEVATNLDASQSVVQVRVDRAKAVAAGLNEEQVAGVLASTVSPVPAGTVRIDTTDFPVQIGEGTHFSSIADVRAINLPTASGPVPLSSIASVDQVDTPVSITSSNGQRSAKVTVTPSGSNLGAVSTAVRDRLDSVQLPAGVTAAIGGATTQQADSFRQLGLALLAAVAIVYVIMVAAFKSLIQPLILLVSVPFAATGAIALLLVTGVPLGLPSLIGMLMLVGIVVTNAIVLIDLINQYRKPHGGGAGMSVAEAITHGARQRLRPILMTALATVFALTPMALGITGGGGFISRPLAIVVIGGLVSSTALTLVLVPVLYKLVEGRREKKALLKALTQRPDVPKDGTAGHGQADHLDWTTGMAPRVTGRRSASGPAE, encoded by the coding sequence ATGTTCCGTCTGGCAAGGCTTTCACTGGCGAACAGGGCATTGATCGCGCTGATCACCGTTTTCGCTGCGGTGTTCGGCGTGATCACCATGTCCTCACTCAAGCAGGAACTCATTCCCTCGATCGAGTTTCCGCAGATTTCGGTGATCACGGCCATGCCGGGTGCGTCTCCGGAAGTCGTCGACAAGCAACTCAGCCGGCCCCTCGAAACAGCCTTGAACAGCGTCGAGGGCTTGCAATCGACCACGTCGACATCGCGGAACGGCGTTTCGCAGATCACCATGGTGTTCACCTACGGTTCGAACCTGGACCGTGCGCGCAACCAGATTGATCGCGCCATCTCCAACGCGAAACGGGTGCTGCCGGCCAATGTAGAGCCCAGGTCCTTTGCCGGCAGCATCAGCGACTTCCCTATCGTGTTTTTGGCCGTGTCTTCGGACAAGCCGCTGAGTGAGCTCAACACGGACCTTCAGCGGCTCAGCGTTCCCCGGTTGCAGAAGCTGGACGGCGTCCGCAGCGCCGACGTGACCGGGGGTGCAACCCAGCACATCCTGATCCAGCCCAAGGCCCAGGCCATGGCGGCAACCGGCGCCACGGTCCAGTCGCTCACAAACGCCCTCAAGAACAACGGCACGCTGGTTCCCGCCGGGACCATCGAGGACCAAGGCAAGACCTTGTCCCTCCAGATCGGCAGCCCGGTGGACTCCCTCGATGTCATCAAGGGCTTGCCGCTGGCCGGGGCCAAGGGCGGTACCACCATCGGCACCGTCGCGGATGTGAGCATCAAGGACGACGCCGCGACCTCCATTACGCGCACCAACGGGAAGCCGACACTGGCGCTGTCCGTGACGAAGAAGCCCGACGGCGATACGGTTGCCATTTCGCACGCCGTCAAGGATTCGCTCTCCCGGATGGAGGCTGAACTCGGCTCCAATGCGCACTTCACCCCCGTGTTCGACCAAGCCCCGTACATCGAAAAATCGATCAAGGACCTCACCACGGAGGGGCTACTTGGACTGGGCTTCGCCGTAGCCGTCATCCTTGTGTTCCTGATGTCCGTTCGTTCCACCTTGGTGACGGCGGTGTCCATTCCCCTGTCCCTCCTGATCACGTTCATCGGAATATCGGCAACCCACTACTCGCTGAACATCCTTACCCTGGGCGCGTTGACGATTGCCATCGGCCGCGTGGTGGACGACTCGATCGTGGTGATCGAGAACATCAAACGGCACCTCAGCTATGGAGAACACAAGCTCGCGGCAATCCTCAATTCCATCCGGGAAGTTGCGGGGGCCATCACGGCGTCCACCCTTACGACGGTAGCCGTTTTCCTGCCGATCGCGTTCGTGGGCAATCTGGCGGGCGAGCTGTTCCGCCCCTTCGCCCTGACGGTGACCATCGCCCTGCTGTCCTCTTTGCTTGTGTCGCTCACCATCGTTCCGGTGCTGGCCTATTGGTTCCTCAAGTCGCCATCTCTGGCCGCCGCCAATGACGCCCGTGCCGCCGAGCGCGCAGTTGCCGCTGCGCACGAGGCAGAGCAGCGCAGCCTGCTGCAGCGCGGATACTTGCCCATCCTGGCCAAGACCCAGAAGCACCCGGTCGTGACGATCGTCGCCGCGGTCCTGGTGTTGGGTGGAACAGCAGCCATGTCCCCGCTGCTGGCCACAGACCTACTGGGCAGCTCCGGCCAGAACAGCATGACCGTGCGCCAGGTTCTTCCCGCCGGTACCAGCCTGGAGCAGACTGGCGCCGCCGCTGCCCAGGTGGAATCGGTCCTGCGCGGGATCGACGGCATCAAGGACGTACAGGTAACGTCAGGCAACGCCCAGACAGGTTTCGCGGCCCTCACGTCAAGTGGTGCGTCGAACTCGACATTCACGGTGGTGACGGACGAAAAAGCCGACCAGCAGAAACTGCAGGACACGGTCCGGTCCCGGCTCGCAAGCGCCACGGCCGCAGGAAAGGTCACTGTTGGCGCCCAACAGGGCGGCCTGGGCACGTCTTCCACCGTGGACATCACCATCAACGCCGCCAACGCCGCTGATATGAAAACTGCGAGCGACGCTGTGGCGAAGGCCATGGACGGGGTACCCGGGAGCTCCGAGGTAGCCACCAACCTGGATGCCAGCCAGTCCGTAGTGCAAGTTAGGGTCGATCGAGCCAAAGCCGTCGCCGCCGGGCTGAACGAGGAACAAGTGGCGGGAGTCTTGGCGTCCACCGTCAGTCCCGTACCTGCAGGCACGGTCCGTATCGACACCACGGATTTTCCAGTCCAAATCGGCGAAGGCACACATTTCAGCAGTATCGCCGATGTCAGGGCCATCAACCTCCCGACAGCGTCAGGACCGGTTCCGCTGTCCAGCATCGCTTCCGTGGACCAAGTGGACACGCCTGTGTCCATCACCAGCAGCAACGGCCAGCGGAGCGCGAAGGTGACCGTGACGCCGTCGGGCTCCAATCTTGGTGCCGTCAGCACGGCCGTCCGTGATCGGCTCGACTCCGTGCAGCTGCCTGCTGGCGTCACTGCCGCGATCGGCGGCGCAACAACGCAGCAGGCGGACTCGTTCCGGCAACTCGGCCTCGCTCTCCTGGCCGCCGTCGCCATTGTGTATGTCATCATGGTTGCCGCCTTCAAGTCCCTCATCCAGCCCCTTATCCTGCTGGTCTCCGTGCCTTTCGCGGCGACAGGTGCCATCGCGTTGCTCCTGGTCACGGGCGTCCCGCTCGGGCTGCCGTCCCTCATCGGCATGCTGATGTTGGTGGGAATCGTGGTGACCAATGCGATTGTGCTGATCGACCTCATCAACCAGTACCGCAAGCCACACGGCGGCGGCGCCGGAATGAGTGTGGCAGAAGCCATCACCCACGGCGCCCGTCAGCGGCTGCGTCCCATCCTGATGACCGCCCTCGCCACCGTTTTCGCCCTCACCCCCATGGCCCTGGGCATCACGGGTGGCGGCGGCTTCATTTCCCGGCCACTGGCCATTGTGGTCATCGGAGGCCTCGTCTCGTCCACGGCACTGACCCTCGTCCTGGTGCCGGTGCTCTACAAATTGGTCGAAGGCCGGCGCGAGAAGAAGGCGCTGCTCAAGGCACTCACGCAGCGTCCCGACGTCCCGAAGGATGGCACGGCCGGCCATGGCCAGGCAGACCACCTGGACTGGACCACCGGGATGGCCCCCAGGGTAACCGGCCGCCGATCGGCTTCCGGCCCCGCCGAGTAA
- a CDS encoding MarR family winged helix-turn-helix transcriptional regulator encodes MSTKAPTSSAVRLAAETWESLFRSQVAVMRRLQAGQAFKKLPIKEYDVLFTLSRCPTGKLRLNEINDHVLLSQSSLSRLVDRLEKRGLVERSIAPDDGRGILLGLTEAGQELQKEIGREHIRDIAELVAPALTAEEQRELLRLTEKLQAFVAHK; translated from the coding sequence GTGAGCACCAAGGCGCCCACCTCGTCGGCCGTGCGCCTCGCCGCAGAAACCTGGGAGTCCTTGTTCCGCTCCCAGGTTGCGGTGATGCGCCGGCTCCAAGCCGGACAGGCGTTCAAGAAACTCCCCATCAAGGAGTACGACGTCCTGTTCACGCTCTCCCGCTGCCCCACGGGCAAACTGCGGTTGAACGAGATCAACGATCATGTCCTGCTCAGCCAATCGAGCCTGAGCCGCTTGGTTGACAGGTTGGAGAAGCGCGGACTCGTCGAACGCAGCATCGCCCCCGACGACGGCCGTGGGATCCTTCTTGGGCTTACTGAAGCAGGTCAGGAACTGCAGAAAGAGATCGGCCGTGAGCACATCCGAGACATCGCCGAGCTTGTGGCTCCGGCCCTGACGGCCGAGGAACAGCGTGAGCTTCTCCGGTTGACCGAAAAACTGCAAGCGTTCGTGGCACACAAGTAG
- a CDS encoding transglutaminase-like domain-containing protein, with translation MERNVAAQLVFKTVANTKVAMAIAVATNPGYESLTEELSVTVEGDAVPLTELTDHHGGRFHYMEFAEPSEVTVDYRASVKGVGLPDESSRMELIRYVRPSRYAESDRLLPTSYAEFGGLHGGELLQAIRNWVHDELRYISGSSRGTDGAVETLLHRKGVCRDFAHLAIALLRSKDVPARLAAVYAPGLSPMDFHAVAEAHIDGTWYVIDPTGLAPRESMLRITAGRDSSDTAFLSTVGGSLSLKSLKVTAVVADELPDEDPAKLVVLR, from the coding sequence ATGGAACGCAACGTTGCTGCGCAGCTCGTTTTCAAGACCGTCGCCAACACGAAGGTGGCGATGGCAATCGCCGTCGCCACCAATCCAGGCTACGAATCGTTGACCGAAGAGTTGTCCGTCACCGTGGAAGGCGACGCTGTTCCGCTCACTGAGCTGACGGACCATCATGGTGGACGTTTCCACTACATGGAGTTCGCCGAACCCAGCGAAGTCACGGTGGATTACCGGGCCTCGGTGAAGGGCGTTGGCCTCCCCGATGAGTCCTCGCGGATGGAACTCATCCGTTATGTGCGGCCCAGCCGTTATGCCGAGTCCGATCGGCTGCTTCCGACGTCGTACGCCGAGTTCGGGGGGCTGCACGGCGGGGAACTGTTGCAAGCCATCCGGAACTGGGTCCACGACGAACTGCGTTATATCAGTGGATCCTCCCGGGGGACAGATGGCGCGGTGGAAACGCTCCTGCACCGCAAAGGTGTTTGCCGGGACTTCGCCCACCTTGCCATTGCCCTCCTCCGCTCCAAGGACGTCCCCGCCCGGCTCGCCGCCGTATATGCCCCCGGGTTGAGCCCGATGGACTTCCATGCCGTGGCCGAGGCTCACATCGACGGAACCTGGTACGTGATCGACCCCACCGGGCTGGCTCCTCGGGAGTCCATGCTCCGCATCACGGCCGGCCGCGATTCCTCGGACACTGCGTTCCTGTCCACGGTGGGCGGAAGCTTGTCCTTGAAGAGCTTGAAGGTCACAGCGGTAGTGGCCGACGAACTGCCGGATGAGGATCCGGCAAAGCTCGTCGTTCTACGCTAG
- the bcp gene encoding thioredoxin-dependent thiol peroxidase: protein MAERLIPGDIAPDFTLKDHTGRDVSLASYRGRNTVIYFYPAASTPACAKQACDFRDSLETLRAAGYEVLGVSPDTVKDLEKFVAEESLTFPLLSDEGHHVADAYAAWGEKKNYGRTYQGLIRSTIVVDTDGKVAVAQYNVRATGHVAKLRRDLKLDK from the coding sequence ATGGCGGAACGACTCATTCCTGGCGACATTGCCCCCGATTTCACCCTCAAGGACCACACTGGCCGCGACGTCAGCTTGGCCTCGTACCGCGGCCGGAATACGGTCATCTATTTCTACCCGGCGGCGTCCACCCCGGCATGCGCGAAGCAGGCCTGCGATTTCCGGGATTCCCTCGAAACTCTTCGTGCCGCCGGTTATGAAGTCCTTGGCGTCTCTCCGGACACAGTGAAGGACTTGGAAAAGTTCGTGGCCGAGGAATCCCTGACCTTTCCCCTGCTCTCTGACGAAGGGCACCACGTAGCTGACGCTTACGCCGCTTGGGGCGAAAAGAAGAACTACGGACGCACTTACCAAGGGCTGATCCGATCCACGATCGTGGTGGACACCGACGGCAAGGTAGCCGTGGCCCAGTACAACGTGCGGGCCACGGGACATGTTGCGAAGCTCCGCAGGGACCTCAAGCTCGACAAGTAG
- a CDS encoding malate:quinone oxidoreductase, with the protein MTFISKTHHADVVLIGGGIMSATLGAFIKQLEPSWTISLFERLDEAGLESSGPWNNAGTGHAALCELNYSPAAKDGSVDPSKALHINEQFQLSRQFWSHLVDNKLIGSPKGFINTVPHMSFVIGDKHADFLKTRYEALKPNTLFRSMEYTEDQAQIAKWAPLIVKGRDAKQRVAATRAAEGTDVDFGALTRELTGYLANNGVEVNYGHDVTNVRKASDGGWDLSLKHPASGEHGQIHAKFVFVGAGGGALHLLQASGIPESKGYGGFPVSGQFFRCTDEAIASQHSAKVYGQASVGAPPMSVPHLDTRYVNGKRSLLFGPYAGFSTNFLKTSSYLDLPLSIRPSNIIPMLAVAKDNMDLTAYLIKEVAKRHDAKVESLREYYPQADGGNWELITAGQRVQIIKKDSRKGGVLQFGTEVITARDGSIGALLGASPGASTAVPIMIEMLQRSFPKNFKGWQSKLKEMMPGYGVKLNDSPELAAELEASTARSLQLEAANAVQH; encoded by the coding sequence GTGACCTTCATTTCCAAGACACACCACGCTGACGTCGTCCTTATTGGGGGCGGAATCATGAGCGCAACCCTTGGTGCGTTCATCAAGCAACTCGAACCCAGCTGGACCATCTCCCTCTTTGAGCGACTCGACGAAGCCGGCCTGGAAAGCTCCGGACCGTGGAACAACGCGGGAACCGGACACGCAGCGCTCTGTGAGCTTAATTACTCCCCCGCAGCGAAGGACGGCTCTGTTGACCCGTCCAAGGCCCTGCACATCAACGAGCAATTCCAGCTTTCCCGGCAGTTTTGGTCCCACTTGGTGGACAACAAGTTGATCGGTTCCCCCAAGGGCTTCATCAATACCGTTCCGCATATGAGCTTTGTCATCGGCGACAAGCACGCAGACTTCCTCAAGACCCGTTACGAAGCTCTCAAGCCCAACACGCTCTTCCGCAGCATGGAATACACGGAAGACCAGGCACAGATCGCCAAGTGGGCTCCCCTGATCGTCAAGGGCCGCGACGCCAAGCAGCGCGTGGCCGCCACCCGCGCAGCGGAAGGCACCGACGTCGACTTCGGGGCCTTGACCCGCGAGCTGACCGGCTACCTCGCCAACAACGGCGTTGAAGTCAATTACGGCCACGACGTCACCAATGTCCGCAAAGCCTCCGACGGCGGCTGGGACCTTTCGCTCAAGCACCCCGCTTCCGGCGAACACGGCCAGATCCACGCCAAGTTCGTCTTTGTCGGCGCCGGCGGTGGGGCACTCCACCTGCTGCAGGCATCCGGCATCCCGGAGAGCAAGGGCTACGGCGGTTTCCCGGTCTCGGGCCAGTTCTTCCGCTGCACCGACGAGGCCATCGCCAGCCAGCACAGCGCCAAAGTGTACGGCCAGGCCTCTGTAGGCGCCCCGCCAATGTCCGTGCCGCACCTCGACACCCGCTACGTCAACGGCAAGCGCTCCCTGCTCTTCGGCCCGTACGCCGGTTTCTCCACGAATTTCCTTAAGACCAGCAGCTACCTTGACTTGCCGCTGTCGATCCGTCCGAGCAACATCATCCCGATGCTCGCCGTGGCCAAGGACAACATGGACTTGACCGCTTACCTGATCAAGGAAGTGGCCAAGCGCCACGATGCAAAGGTGGAGTCCCTCCGCGAGTACTACCCCCAGGCCGACGGCGGCAACTGGGAGCTGATCACAGCGGGCCAGCGCGTGCAGATCATCAAGAAGGACTCCCGAAAGGGCGGCGTGCTGCAGTTCGGCACCGAGGTCATCACGGCTCGCGACGGCTCCATCGGCGCACTGCTCGGCGCATCGCCTGGTGCATCCACTGCAGTCCCGATCATGATCGAGATGCTGCAGCGATCCTTCCCGAAGAACTTCAAGGGCTGGCAATCGAAGCTCAAGGAAATGATGCCGGGCTACGGCGTCAAGCTGAACGACAGCCCTGAACTTGCTGCGGAACTTGAAGCGAGCACTGCCCGTTCGCTCCAACTCGAGGCCGCCAACGCCGTCCAGCACTAG